One Mycobacterium kubicae genomic window carries:
- a CDS encoding LysR family transcriptional regulator: MDIWDLRAFVAVVEDGGLSAAARRLHISQPSLSQTMQALEKHLDVQLLTRSSAGVTPTPAGMTLLAEARAVIARYDQAMAAMAKYSSEVGRSLRIGVPLELPPQPLSGALASLATAFPLTVVEIRHLSSAKQIEALNAGELDVGLVRERPLGDHLDVTTVLEEPLGVLLAVEDAEAFSDGAVRLDRLSGLQWLGFPREGSPAWYDELTAVLRSHGVQPGPATSYTQDLLPEVKVATVSSGGRFALAPAGRFEPLPDSVRWLPLAGRPLVRRTWVAWPASSRRRDIAHLVAALEDVRQ; encoded by the coding sequence ATGGACATCTGGGATTTGCGAGCCTTCGTCGCCGTAGTCGAGGACGGCGGGCTGTCGGCAGCGGCACGTCGTCTGCACATCAGCCAGCCGTCACTGTCCCAGACCATGCAAGCCTTGGAGAAGCATCTGGATGTGCAACTGCTGACCCGCAGCAGCGCCGGGGTGACGCCGACCCCTGCCGGCATGACGCTGCTGGCCGAGGCCCGTGCCGTCATCGCCCGCTACGACCAGGCGATGGCGGCCATGGCGAAGTACTCCTCGGAAGTCGGCCGATCGTTGCGGATCGGGGTGCCTCTGGAGTTGCCGCCCCAGCCGTTGTCCGGGGCATTGGCGTCGTTGGCGACGGCGTTCCCGCTGACGGTCGTGGAGATCCGGCATCTGTCCTCTGCCAAGCAGATTGAGGCGCTGAACGCCGGCGAGTTGGATGTCGGCTTGGTGCGAGAGCGACCGCTGGGTGATCACCTGGATGTCACGACGGTGCTGGAAGAACCACTTGGTGTGTTGCTGGCGGTGGAGGATGCCGAAGCATTCTCGGATGGAGCGGTTCGTCTGGACCGGTTGTCCGGGCTGCAGTGGTTGGGCTTTCCGCGCGAGGGCAGTCCGGCTTGGTATGACGAGCTGACGGCGGTGCTGCGCAGTCACGGCGTGCAGCCGGGTCCGGCGACGTCCTACACCCAAGACCTGTTGCCGGAGGTGAAAGTGGCCACGGTCAGCTCGGGCGGCAGGTTCGCGTTGGCGCCGGCCGGCCGCTTCGAGCCGCTACCGGACTCGGTGCGCTGGCTGCCGCTGGCCGGACGGCCGCTGGTGCGCCGCACTTGGGTGGCGTG
- a CDS encoding alpha/beta fold hydrolase codes for MAAKSAAVNQLLERYRSSGRSFRADGITSFVLDEGPHDAPAVVCVHGVPASAYLYRKVVPELAAAGLRGIAVDLPGLGFAGRPPDADYTWTGLGRWLLSAINALHLDRFHLLVHDIGGPIGFEVATAVPERVLSLTLLNTIIEVSSFHRPWPMEPFAHRGIGEAWLASLRVPGAFSSIMRLVGVSRRVPSAELACWLPLLFGDDGGRAFLKIMRGFELTADKQRLYLDAVGGRSYPVQVVWGARDTMLPWRRYGVAAQRASGVSTSMLLPAKHFLQEDCPEEIAAAVARIAAAGDG; via the coding sequence ATGGCAGCCAAATCCGCAGCGGTCAATCAATTGCTCGAGCGGTATCGGTCCTCGGGCCGGTCCTTTCGCGCCGACGGCATCACGTCGTTTGTGCTCGACGAGGGGCCGCACGACGCGCCCGCGGTGGTGTGTGTGCACGGCGTGCCCGCCTCGGCATACCTCTACCGCAAGGTGGTCCCCGAACTGGCCGCGGCCGGCTTGCGCGGCATTGCGGTGGACCTGCCGGGGCTCGGCTTCGCCGGCCGGCCGCCCGACGCCGACTACACCTGGACCGGCCTCGGCCGGTGGCTGTTGTCGGCAATCAACGCCCTGCACCTCGACCGCTTCCATCTGCTGGTGCATGACATCGGCGGTCCCATCGGATTCGAAGTGGCGACCGCGGTACCCGAGCGGGTGCTGTCGCTGACACTGCTCAACACCATCATCGAGGTGTCGTCGTTTCACCGGCCGTGGCCGATGGAGCCGTTCGCGCACCGAGGGATCGGTGAGGCATGGTTGGCATCGCTACGGGTGCCGGGTGCGTTTTCGTCGATCATGCGACTTGTCGGGGTCAGCCGCCGGGTACCGAGTGCCGAACTAGCATGCTGGCTGCCACTGCTGTTCGGTGACGACGGTGGCCGCGCTTTCCTGAAAATCATGCGTGGCTTCGAGTTGACCGCGGACAAACAGCGCTTGTACCTGGATGCGGTTGGCGGCAGGTCCTACCCGGTGCAAGTGGTGTGGGGCGCGCGCGACACCATGCTCCCGTGGCGGCGCTATGGGGTTGCGGCGCAGCGCGCTTCCGGGGTCAGTACGTCGATGTTGTTGCCTGCCAAGCACTTTTTGCAGGAAGACTGTCCAGAAGAAATCGCCG